In one Thermodesulfobium acidiphilum genomic region, the following are encoded:
- a CDS encoding phosphoribosylanthranilate isomerase, whose translation MLIKICGIRNLEDAIVSSSFNPDYLGLIFCDSPRKVDIATGKKIVNSLSNKKFIGVFQNNPIEEVLEIAKSCNLFGVQLHGEEDPRDIEIVKENKFIAIKAFRIENSLPKNLSEYKPDYFLFDKVKGIKNLNTDALKDYNLNILFLIAGGLSSENVLDIITKISKPQFCGVDLASGVERGNKKDPVLLKNFFSALKKQTLFGGQKVE comes from the coding sequence ATGCTTATTAAAATCTGTGGCATTAGAAATCTCGAAGATGCAATTGTATCAAGCTCATTTAATCCAGATTATTTGGGTTTAATATTTTGCGATAGCCCTAGAAAAGTTGATATAGCAACAGGTAAAAAGATAGTAAACAGCTTAAGCAATAAAAAATTTATAGGAGTCTTTCAAAATAACCCCATAGAAGAAGTATTAGAAATTGCAAAAAGTTGCAATCTATTCGGCGTTCAACTCCACGGAGAAGAAGATCCAAGGGATATTGAGATTGTCAAGGAAAATAAATTTATAGCAATAAAGGCGTTTAGAATAGAAAATAGTCTTCCTAAAAACCTTTCAGAATATAAGCCTGATTATTTTCTGTTTGATAAAGTAAAAGGAATAAAAAATTTAAATACCGACGCTTTAAAGGATTACAACTTAAATATTTTATTCCTTATTGCTGGTGGACTAAGTAGTGAAAACGTTTTAGATATAATAACAAAAATCTCAAAGCCTCAGTTTTGCGGAGTTGATCTGGCATCTGGTGTTGAAAGGGGAAACAAAAAAGACCCTGTTCTCTTAAAAAATTTTTTTAGTGCGCTTAAAAAACAAACTCTTTTTGGAGGTCAAAAAGTTGAATAA
- a CDS encoding indole-3-glycerol phosphate synthase TrpC produces MNILEEVSKREIEEFNQRREFLSLLKKYGRIYPVISFSNALTPISIIGEFKPASPVKGTFIKDPKKEIRNFIDVYQNIGCKAISVLTNKRDFKGDPLYISYIKTFCNLPILYKNFILLEDQIEEAFLLGADCVLLIVSILGEKRLRDLYTFANKLGLDSLIEIHDERELQVALEIKPKIIGINNRNLKTFEVDINNTFRLSKAIPAEIKIVSESGIKSLEEIDRLLKYGISGALIGETMVNLVHKTDYLKLKNFLTNNKAKNAY; encoded by the coding sequence ATGAACATCTTAGAAGAAGTTTCAAAAAGGGAAATAGAAGAGTTCAATCAAAGAAGGGAATTTCTAAGTTTACTTAAAAAATACGGAAGAATATATCCTGTTATATCATTTTCTAACGCCCTTACACCAATAAGTATTATAGGAGAATTCAAACCAGCTTCACCTGTAAAGGGGACCTTTATAAAAGATCCTAAAAAAGAGATTAGAAATTTTATTGATGTCTACCAAAACATTGGCTGCAAAGCTATTTCAGTTTTAACAAACAAAAGAGATTTTAAAGGAGATCCGTTATACATTTCCTACATAAAAACATTTTGCAATCTCCCTATTTTGTATAAAAATTTCATTCTTTTAGAAGATCAAATAGAAGAAGCCTTTTTATTAGGTGCTGATTGTGTACTACTTATAGTATCTATTTTAGGAGAAAAAAGATTAAGAGATTTATATACTTTCGCCAATAAGCTTGGTCTTGATTCTTTAATAGAAATTCACGATGAAAGAGAATTACAGGTAGCTCTAGAAATAAAACCAAAAATAATTGGCATTAATAATAGAAATCTAAAAACTTTTGAAGTTGATATTAATAATACCTTTAGGCTATCAAAAGCTATACCTGCTGAAATCAAAATAGTTTCAGAATCAGGAATAAAGTCTTTAGAAGAAATTGATAGACTTCTTAAATATGGTATTTCAGGAGCTCTTATAGGAGAAACAATGGTAAATCTAGTCCACAAAACTGATTATTTAAAGCTTAAAAATTTTTTAACAAATAATAAAGCTAAGAATGCTTATTAA
- the trpB gene encoding tryptophan synthase subunit beta — protein sequence MNKTLNGNFGKFGGAFVPETLIYALDELENYYNKIKGNRDFFREFNNLLTEYAGRPTPLTYAPNFSRRFEINTYLKREDLLHTGAHKLNNCLGQGLIAKGLNKKRIIAETGAGQHGVATATVCAFLKIPCEIYMGSIDYERQKLNVFRMQLLGARVNKVESGSKTLKDAMNEALRDWVTNINTTHYMIGSAAGPHPFPTIVRDFQRVIGEEARSQIFKSTGSLPDAIFACVGGGSNSIGLFKAFVQDENVKIFGAEAAGKGIQTGLHSATLSAGRPGVLHGSLSYLLQDSDGQVKEAHSIAPGLDYPGVGPEHSYLKESRRAIYEGITDDEALEALEILAKEEGIICALESAHAVALAIKKAKELGKGSTIIISLSGRGDKDMQTIMKSLEAKDEQN from the coding sequence TTGAATAAAACTTTAAATGGAAATTTTGGTAAATTTGGTGGTGCTTTTGTCCCAGAAACCCTTATATATGCTCTTGATGAATTAGAAAATTATTACAACAAAATTAAGGGAAATAGAGATTTTTTCAGAGAATTTAATAACTTGCTAACAGAGTATGCAGGAAGGCCAACACCACTAACATATGCCCCTAATTTTTCCCGAAGATTTGAAATTAATACATATTTAAAAAGAGAAGATCTGTTACACACAGGAGCTCATAAACTAAATAATTGTCTTGGACAGGGTTTGATCGCCAAAGGATTGAATAAAAAAAGAATTATTGCTGAAACGGGAGCAGGCCAACATGGCGTAGCCACAGCTACAGTTTGTGCATTTTTGAAGATACCCTGTGAAATATACATGGGTTCGATTGATTATGAAAGGCAAAAGTTAAACGTATTTAGAATGCAACTTCTTGGCGCAAGAGTAAATAAAGTCGAGAGCGGTTCAAAAACTCTAAAAGATGCAATGAACGAAGCCTTGAGAGATTGGGTAACAAATATCAATACCACACATTATATGATTGGATCAGCCGCTGGCCCACACCCTTTTCCGACTATAGTTAGAGATTTTCAAAGAGTAATTGGTGAAGAAGCAAGATCTCAAATCTTTAAAAGCACAGGTTCACTTCCTGACGCGATCTTTGCTTGCGTTGGAGGCGGTAGTAATTCTATAGGTCTATTTAAAGCCTTTGTTCAAGATGAAAACGTCAAAATTTTTGGCGCAGAAGCAGCTGGCAAGGGTATACAAACTGGTCTGCATTCAGCCACTCTTTCAGCAGGTAGGCCGGGTGTACTACACGGTTCGCTTAGTTATCTTTTACAAGATTCTGATGGGCAGGTAAAAGAAGCTCATTCTATTGCTCCTGGCCTAGATTACCCTGGAGTTGGACCAGAGCATTCATATCTAAAAGAATCAAGAAGAGCTATATATGAGGGGATAACTGATGATGAAGCATTAGAAGCACTTGAAATTCTTGCAAAAGAAGAGGGGATAATTTGTGCTCTTGAGAGCGCACACGCTGTAGCTCTAGCAATAAAAAAGGCAAAGGAATT